A genomic stretch from Planctomycetaceae bacterium includes:
- the panC gene encoding pantoate--beta-alanine ligase translates to MIVASCIGDVYQLVQEARRQQKSVGVVPTMGALHRGHISLIERARQECDYVLTTIFVNPTQFGPNEDFSRYPRTLDEDLVLCRTAGADLVFTPSQSDMYDQDAQTFVSVANVADPWEGAHRPGHFNGVSTVVCKLFNITDPDRAYFGQKDYQQQLVIRQMVKDLNFAIEIVTCPIVREPDGLAMSSRNRYLTLEERTQALELHRALQLAQSLAQQPNLTPVDVANRMQAHLESAVGINLEYAVVADRRTLQQLHNWDAPAVALIAAKVGTTRLIDNMEIERSTKA, encoded by the coding sequence ATGATCGTCGCTTCTTGCATCGGAGATGTCTATCAGCTGGTTCAGGAAGCCAGACGGCAGCAAAAATCCGTTGGTGTCGTACCGACCATGGGTGCTCTGCACCGGGGGCATATCAGCCTGATCGAACGAGCACGGCAGGAATGCGATTATGTATTGACGACAATCTTCGTTAACCCAACGCAGTTTGGCCCTAACGAAGACTTCAGTCGCTACCCAAGAACTCTGGATGAAGATCTGGTGCTGTGCCGAACTGCCGGAGCGGACCTGGTCTTCACGCCATCTCAGTCCGATATGTACGATCAGGACGCCCAGACTTTCGTCAGCGTTGCAAATGTCGCCGATCCATGGGAGGGAGCCCATCGCCCGGGCCACTTTAACGGCGTCTCCACAGTTGTCTGCAAGCTGTTCAACATCACAGATCCGGACCGTGCTTACTTCGGACAAAAGGACTATCAGCAGCAGCTCGTCATCAGACAGATGGTGAAGGACCTGAATTTTGCCATCGAGATTGTGACCTGTCCCATCGTTCGTGAACCCGACGGACTGGCGATGAGCAGCCGTAATCGCTACCTGACACTGGAAGAACGCACCCAGGCACTGGAACTGCATCGCGCACTGCAGCTCGCTCAATCACTGGCTCAGCAGCCAAACTTGACTCCCGTCGATGTCGCTAATCGCATGCAGGCGCATTTGGAATCGGCCGTCGGCATCAACCTGGAATACGCCGTGGTCGCAGATCGACGAACCCTGCAGCAACTCCACAACTGGGACGCCCCAGCCGTGGCCCTGATTGCCGCTAAGGTGGGGACGACTCGCCTGATCGACAACATGGAGATCGAACGCAGCACAAAGGCATAG
- a CDS encoding DUF1571 domain-containing protein: protein MSKQNRNNLISRRHVLGAIAGATFSAGLVQAADAAAEHPLTKPVELAKECLSRAKAMSAYEATFTKREIVGKSLIAQQMRMKVRHEPFSVYMYFENPSEGREVIYVEGRNNNNLLVHETGLAGLIGTLELSPTGSQVMAENRYPITKAGIANMVEAVVNQWEEEKKYGETEVKYFKDAKVAEFTCRVIEGSHPQPRRQFPFHVTRLWIDEESGLAVRVQQLGFPTSPGSKPPIIEDYIFSRIKPDVRLTDRDFDTRNPSYRF, encoded by the coding sequence ATGTCGAAGCAGAATCGAAACAACCTCATTTCACGCCGCCACGTCCTTGGGGCAATCGCCGGGGCAACATTTTCAGCCGGCCTGGTGCAGGCGGCCGATGCAGCCGCTGAACACCCACTAACAAAGCCAGTGGAACTCGCAAAAGAATGTCTTTCGCGTGCGAAAGCGATGTCCGCCTACGAAGCCACGTTTACGAAGCGGGAAATCGTTGGCAAATCCCTGATCGCCCAGCAAATGCGGATGAAGGTTCGACATGAACCGTTCAGCGTCTACATGTACTTCGAGAATCCCTCAGAAGGACGCGAAGTCATTTACGTCGAAGGACGCAACAACAACAATCTGCTTGTCCATGAAACGGGGCTGGCTGGTCTGATTGGAACGCTGGAACTTTCACCGACCGGAAGTCAGGTGATGGCCGAGAATCGGTACCCGATTACAAAAGCCGGCATTGCCAACATGGTTGAAGCCGTCGTGAATCAGTGGGAAGAAGAAAAAAAATACGGCGAGACTGAGGTCAAGTACTTCAAAGACGCCAAGGTCGCGGAATTTACATGTCGCGTCATTGAGGGCTCACATCCTCAGCCAAGACGGCAATTTCCGTTTCATGTCACGCGACTTTGGATCGACGAGGAATCGGGGTTGGCTGTTCGTGTCCAGCAACTGGGATTCCCAACGTCACCTGGTTCGAAGCCTCCGATCATCGAAGACTATATCTTCTCCAGGATTAAGCCCGATGTCCGATTGACAGACCGGGACTTCGATACCCGCAACCCAAGCTATCGATTCTAA
- a CDS encoding DUF2079 domain-containing protein codes for MNPGTTNHNLMKSLSLLIGGCLSCAIMVLLVLSDPMLTASLWPGDINAQIIRTFGGQVRVDFAGGTEVELLFVPVLIRIFGLATALLALGLLLRILIRETLCRQTVSQLTRQLGLVWLASLVWTGLWLLADLQPASIFSQLYYLAPGLWLSLFPAATLTAILPETRMRAPSADLPPKRVDWQLVVLLVATGCWICVSFWMNERLYAGLWIPHGDSAMYEEHLWNVWHGKGFRSYLDQGLFLGEHIQVIHLLLLPIHMIWPSHLMLELAESIALGICVVPVYSIALRHSGSRSAAMWLGLAWLLFFPMHFLDIAIDLKTLRPGSFGLPFLFWGIDLAERRQLWKSSACFLVALSAQEDFALITGPIGLVLWLTSGRKGCSPAEDSSPDVSSGSPSEQKTEGRTYQLWSIGLCAFSALYVLMAVWVVIPWFRSGVPVHYSRYFGDLGNSPGDLVRTTLQEPQRVLAQFFCLRTFLYLMVFSVPIGFVLWRSPLRLLAACVTFVMLSLIQLGNADSVPSESGAAETTAAAHIDLPPVPYHHFHAPMLPVLFWAAAAGLRGGRIHLLSGAVNPGNIARFAFFCALFSAVTNSMMPVGLGFWSTQSRTGYARLFVPGPRAEHFNKLAPFLPVTSRIASTDYVHTRLTHCDRSYDYSGYLRAVNNYQPGVPADTDIIVIDTQHPYSVIKSPSQVRELNEQADQWRLREDLSDDYFLVIERIRDSGSNKKTNGEQDSSVANG; via the coding sequence ATGAACCCGGGAACGACAAACCACAACCTGATGAAGTCACTTAGCCTGCTGATCGGCGGCTGCCTTTCGTGTGCGATCATGGTTTTGCTGGTACTCAGTGATCCAATGCTGACAGCCTCCTTGTGGCCAGGCGACATCAATGCTCAGATTATTCGCACCTTTGGTGGACAGGTGCGCGTTGATTTTGCCGGCGGAACGGAAGTGGAACTTCTGTTTGTTCCGGTTCTGATCCGAATCTTCGGCTTGGCGACGGCATTGCTGGCTCTTGGATTGCTCCTACGGATTCTCATTCGGGAGACCTTGTGTCGGCAGACAGTTTCTCAACTGACGCGACAACTGGGACTGGTGTGGCTGGCAAGTCTGGTCTGGACAGGACTCTGGCTTCTGGCTGACCTTCAACCGGCGTCGATATTCAGCCAGCTCTATTACCTTGCCCCCGGACTCTGGCTGTCCCTTTTTCCGGCCGCCACTCTGACAGCAATACTTCCGGAAACACGCATGAGGGCGCCGTCAGCGGATCTTCCTCCTAAGCGGGTTGACTGGCAGTTGGTGGTGTTGCTTGTTGCAACGGGATGCTGGATCTGCGTTTCCTTCTGGATGAATGAACGACTGTACGCTGGACTTTGGATCCCACACGGTGATTCGGCGATGTACGAAGAGCATCTCTGGAATGTCTGGCATGGCAAGGGGTTTCGTAGTTACCTCGACCAGGGATTGTTTCTGGGAGAGCACATTCAGGTGATCCATCTGCTCCTGCTACCCATCCATATGATCTGGCCTTCGCACCTGATGCTGGAACTGGCCGAATCAATTGCTCTGGGAATCTGCGTAGTCCCTGTCTATTCCATCGCACTTCGTCATTCCGGAAGTCGAAGCGCGGCCATGTGGCTTGGGCTGGCATGGCTTCTGTTTTTTCCGATGCATTTTCTGGACATTGCCATCGACCTGAAGACTCTGAGGCCAGGAAGTTTCGGCCTGCCATTCCTGTTCTGGGGCATCGATCTGGCGGAACGGCGACAGCTGTGGAAGTCGTCTGCCTGCTTCCTGGTAGCTCTGTCTGCTCAGGAAGACTTCGCACTGATCACTGGTCCGATCGGACTGGTCTTATGGTTAACGTCCGGCAGGAAAGGCTGCTCGCCTGCTGAAGATTCATCCCCTGATGTTTCATCCGGAAGTCCCTCAGAACAGAAGACCGAAGGACGCACGTATCAGCTTTGGTCGATCGGCCTTTGCGCATTCAGCGCCCTGTACGTTTTGATGGCCGTCTGGGTCGTCATTCCCTGGTTTCGATCAGGTGTTCCAGTTCATTACAGCCGCTATTTCGGAGACCTTGGCAACAGCCCGGGCGACCTTGTGCGGACGACGCTGCAGGAACCACAAAGAGTGCTGGCTCAGTTCTTCTGTCTCCGGACATTCCTCTACCTGATGGTCTTCAGTGTGCCGATTGGATTTGTGCTTTGGCGAAGTCCATTGAGATTGCTGGCCGCATGCGTCACATTCGTCATGTTGAGCCTGATTCAACTGGGGAATGCGGATTCCGTGCCATCTGAATCAGGCGCCGCCGAAACAACTGCCGCAGCTCACATCGACCTCCCTCCGGTTCCCTATCACCACTTTCACGCGCCGATGTTGCCCGTTCTGTTTTGGGCCGCAGCCGCTGGTCTTCGCGGCGGCAGAATTCATCTGCTGTCCGGTGCGGTCAATCCCGGCAATATTGCCCGTTTTGCATTCTTCTGTGCCCTGTTTTCCGCAGTGACGAATTCAATGATGCCTGTCGGTCTCGGATTCTGGTCGACACAGTCACGCACTGGCTATGCACGTCTGTTCGTTCCCGGACCAAGGGCCGAACATTTCAACAAGCTGGCTCCTTTTCTTCCTGTCACATCGCGAATCGCATCTACTGATTATGTGCATACTCGTTTGACACATTGCGATCGTTCCTATGACTACAGCGGCTATCTTCGAGCGGTCAACAATTACCAGCCCGGAGTGCCTGCTGACACGGACATCATTGTCATTGACACTCAACATCCCTACAGCGTCATCAAGTCTCCGAGTCAGGTACGCGAACTGAACGAACAAGCCGACCAATGGCGTCTTCGAGAGGACTTGAGCGACGACTATTTCCTGGTGATCGAACGAATTCGCGATTCAGGCAGCAATAAAAAGACGAACGGGGAACAGGATTCGTCCGTTGCGAATGGTTAA
- a CDS encoding PDZ domain-containing protein, producing the protein MLLNPLFPPAKQQIILGLAIFLTLASSVRASDSPGEIDELGQLVQQAVRKVDPAVVRIRPIGSEQNTDGGKINTAASTGVVISSDGQIVTSAFSVEGNPQAILVETIDGKRVPAEIVATDFVRKLVLLKAGQGDWTAFQSTAGSTTTTATTAIADPIIGQWTIAVGRFYDTESSNISVGILSAVNRVHSMAIQTDAKISPLNYGGPLINLDGDVLGLLVPLSPRSSDGVEAGVEWYDSGIGFAIPMKDVLDSANRLRAGKNLKSGKLGIAITAPGAYSDDVRVQSLHPGGPASEAGLRTGDRIVMVNGLLVDRSATLESAVARSYAEDRMQLQIERDGEKMDVNLILAERLPVVQPGYLGVMPLADFRTGGNAAAEENEPVIPAPRRGPSKSKDPENQEEEDLLANQPNGLIVCVESDSPAAKAGLPAVVRIESIDGVDISSAGGLRRELFKHPPGSKVVIGWSETRYSSSATDTDDEKPLQTTEVVTGDFPAEIPSYDSKVLALVRGATNSTSSELLDIVESVSVPQRKDIPIGEDGHVIVFHPSGKSTVSDESDPGPGLIVLLSSGNQPEEQVLRSWQSVIHSHHLAVAVPRNPDGTRLTQEDIRLIVLGAIQTARELEIDSLRLVVAAESSEADLARNLIYSMNSPFRGALMLDGWISPTAENSVDSQLGRSVLQLEIPSDRQSQVLRTTSIRVMQESGLRVFSLPAAQAADVSPESSRRIAANWSLFMKSM; encoded by the coding sequence ATGCTGTTGAATCCCCTATTCCCGCCAGCGAAGCAGCAGATCATCCTGGGCCTTGCGATATTCCTGACCCTGGCATCCTCCGTGCGTGCCAGCGATTCACCTGGTGAAATCGATGAACTTGGGCAGTTGGTTCAGCAGGCTGTGCGGAAGGTTGACCCGGCCGTTGTCCGAATACGCCCAATTGGCAGTGAACAGAATACAGACGGCGGAAAGATCAATACGGCGGCCTCGACAGGTGTTGTGATTTCGTCAGATGGGCAGATCGTTACCAGCGCGTTTTCCGTCGAAGGTAATCCGCAGGCGATCCTTGTTGAAACCATTGACGGAAAACGGGTTCCCGCGGAAATCGTCGCCACGGACTTTGTCCGAAAACTTGTCCTGCTGAAAGCGGGGCAGGGCGACTGGACTGCATTTCAGTCTACCGCCGGCAGCACAACGACGACTGCGACAACGGCAATTGCAGATCCGATCATTGGGCAATGGACAATTGCCGTCGGACGTTTTTACGACACGGAATCATCGAATATCTCTGTGGGTATCCTCAGCGCCGTCAATCGCGTTCATTCTATGGCAATTCAGACGGACGCTAAGATCTCTCCGCTGAACTACGGCGGTCCACTCATCAATCTGGATGGCGACGTGCTGGGGCTGCTGGTCCCTTTGTCGCCTCGATCCAGTGATGGTGTAGAGGCCGGCGTCGAATGGTACGACTCCGGCATTGGATTCGCGATTCCGATGAAAGACGTGCTGGATTCTGCCAATCGACTGAGAGCCGGAAAGAACCTGAAGTCCGGAAAACTGGGCATTGCGATCACCGCTCCCGGAGCATACTCCGATGATGTCAGGGTCCAGTCTCTGCACCCGGGAGGCCCGGCGTCTGAAGCAGGGCTCAGGACGGGTGATCGGATCGTTATGGTCAATGGTCTGTTGGTCGATCGCTCCGCGACACTTGAATCGGCTGTTGCCAGAAGCTACGCAGAAGACCGAATGCAATTGCAGATTGAACGCGACGGCGAAAAAATGGACGTCAACCTGATCCTGGCTGAGAGACTACCGGTTGTTCAGCCGGGGTACCTTGGCGTAATGCCACTGGCCGACTTTCGAACCGGTGGGAACGCGGCAGCCGAAGAGAATGAGCCCGTCATTCCCGCGCCGCGGCGGGGACCGTCAAAAAGTAAAGACCCTGAAAACCAGGAAGAAGAAGACCTGCTGGCAAACCAGCCGAACGGCCTGATTGTCTGTGTTGAATCTGATTCACCAGCAGCGAAAGCCGGATTGCCAGCTGTCGTTCGAATTGAATCAATCGATGGCGTTGACATTTCATCGGCCGGTGGTCTTCGTCGAGAACTCTTCAAACATCCCCCCGGATCCAAAGTGGTGATTGGCTGGAGCGAAACCAGGTACTCCAGTTCTGCAACTGATACGGACGACGAGAAGCCGCTGCAGACGACAGAGGTGGTGACCGGTGATTTCCCCGCCGAAATACCTTCCTACGATTCAAAAGTACTGGCGCTCGTTCGTGGAGCCACAAATTCGACTTCCTCCGAGCTCCTGGATATTGTCGAGAGTGTCAGCGTCCCCCAACGAAAAGACATTCCCATCGGAGAGGATGGGCACGTCATTGTCTTTCATCCCTCCGGAAAGAGCACTGTATCAGATGAGAGCGATCCCGGACCGGGACTGATCGTACTGCTGTCGTCAGGCAACCAGCCAGAAGAACAAGTGCTGCGGTCGTGGCAGTCAGTCATCCATTCTCACCATCTCGCGGTCGCAGTCCCGCGAAACCCGGACGGAACCAGGCTCACGCAGGAGGATATTCGGCTCATCGTGCTGGGAGCCATCCAGACCGCTCGAGAGCTGGAAATCGACTCGCTGCGTCTGGTCGTTGCGGCAGAAAGCAGCGAAGCCGATCTGGCCCGAAATCTGATCTATTCGATGAACAGCCCGTTTCGTGGCGCCTTGATGCTTGATGGGTGGATCTCACCAACCGCCGAAAATTCAGTCGATTCGCAGTTGGGACGATCCGTCCTTCAACTTGAGATTCCGTCCGACCGCCAGTCTCAGGTACTGCGAACGACATCCATTCGCGTAATGCAGGAATCTGGATTGCGTGTTTTTTCGCTCCCAGCCGCACAGGCTGCCGATGTTTCTCCGGAATCGAGCCGCCGGATCGCCGCGAATTGGTCGCTGTTCATGAAATCGATGTAG
- a CDS encoding alpha/beta hydrolase produces MTLSTPAFRASCHYVFPVEMVVSDPSSRGLFRWLLCLLAIAVVSGCATTEFVKLRRKPHNPLVERLHSTRFGDLAPSERTNLYLSRSGYDGPAELQPMLYHCANQLRAAWEHDALYALAELRYIGARSVARHDAQLAGELYLDASQAAWFYFMTPDPSGRIPDPTEVQHREAAELYNGSCESLLRVIKAAGPYELGQSLLMPLSHRRIILDIPYPNSTIHPENLAEFEFVSDFKLTNLRNHHRSPGLGVPLVAYRRQPQQPHAIEEYYTEQMGFAATALLRFAPPGTTQHQTPISTFADAMASTYGFNLPANPAVIQLQLFDPRETDGVVIQNSLVPLQTDLSTPLARALSNPDLKLLDTWAFFRPDHARAIEGLYMVQPYDPDRIPVLMVHGIWSSPMTWMEMFNDLQADPEIRRRYQFWFYLYPTGEPLPFAAANLRQELANVRMAVDPQRQNDKLDQMVMVGHSMGGLIAHLMTIESGNRLWDSVSPVPFHHIQAPQEHKAEMQRVFYFHRNPSVARIVTIASPYDGSRYSNAFTRWLSGSLVWLPNRTMQLTRLLSDYNESVWSDRVLTPRTSLDSLTRESAILQLIQDTPVPLDVPHHNVVGVRKGKSPDQWTDGVVNFRSAHLEDVDSEVIIRAGHSQIQRHPDTIAEVRRVLIEHLHELNQTRSLPLFSIR; encoded by the coding sequence GTGACCCTATCCACTCCCGCCTTTCGCGCTTCCTGTCATTATGTGTTTCCCGTCGAAATGGTCGTCTCTGACCCCTCTTCTCGTGGCTTGTTCCGCTGGCTGCTTTGCCTGTTGGCAATCGCAGTCGTTTCGGGCTGCGCGACGACTGAATTCGTCAAACTACGCAGAAAGCCGCACAATCCGCTGGTAGAAAGGCTCCACAGTACCAGATTTGGCGATCTTGCCCCGTCAGAACGCACAAATCTGTACCTGTCCCGTTCCGGATACGATGGCCCGGCCGAGCTGCAACCAATGCTTTACCATTGCGCGAATCAGTTAAGGGCTGCCTGGGAACATGATGCGCTCTATGCGCTGGCTGAATTGAGATACATTGGTGCACGTTCGGTCGCCAGACATGACGCTCAACTGGCTGGCGAGTTGTATCTGGATGCCAGCCAGGCAGCCTGGTTCTACTTCATGACGCCGGATCCATCTGGTCGAATCCCGGACCCGACGGAGGTTCAACACAGAGAAGCGGCTGAGCTCTACAACGGAAGTTGCGAATCTTTATTGCGCGTGATCAAGGCGGCTGGCCCTTACGAATTGGGGCAATCGCTTTTGATGCCGCTCAGCCATCGGCGGATCATCCTGGACATTCCGTATCCGAATTCGACGATTCATCCGGAGAATCTCGCGGAATTTGAATTTGTCAGTGACTTCAAGCTGACAAATCTGCGAAATCATCACCGCTCGCCGGGGCTTGGTGTTCCGCTGGTGGCCTATCGACGGCAGCCGCAGCAGCCGCATGCGATTGAAGAATACTACACCGAACAGATGGGGTTCGCGGCAACAGCGCTGCTTCGCTTTGCGCCTCCGGGAACGACACAACACCAGACCCCGATTTCAACATTTGCGGACGCGATGGCATCGACTTACGGGTTCAATCTGCCAGCGAATCCGGCGGTCATTCAGTTGCAGTTGTTTGATCCTCGCGAAACCGATGGGGTTGTCATTCAGAATTCGCTGGTTCCGCTGCAAACGGACCTGAGTACGCCGCTGGCTAGAGCACTAAGTAATCCTGATCTGAAGCTGCTGGATACCTGGGCGTTCTTTCGCCCCGATCATGCACGGGCTATCGAAGGGCTTTACATGGTACAGCCTTATGACCCCGATCGGATTCCTGTGCTGATGGTGCACGGAATCTGGTCCAGTCCAATGACATGGATGGAAATGTTCAACGACCTGCAGGCCGACCCTGAGATTCGGCGACGGTACCAGTTCTGGTTCTATTTGTATCCCACAGGAGAACCCCTGCCCTTCGCCGCTGCAAATCTTCGGCAAGAACTGGCAAATGTCCGGATGGCGGTTGATCCGCAGCGGCAGAACGACAAGCTGGACCAGATGGTCATGGTGGGGCACAGTATGGGCGGATTGATTGCCCACCTGATGACTATCGAAAGTGGCAACCGACTCTGGGACAGTGTGAGCCCCGTTCCGTTTCATCACATTCAGGCACCGCAAGAGCATAAGGCGGAGATGCAGCGAGTTTTCTACTTTCATCGCAATCCATCCGTGGCACGTATTGTCACGATCGCGAGCCCGTATGACGGCAGCCGATATTCCAATGCATTTACCCGCTGGCTGAGTGGATCACTGGTCTGGCTGCCGAATCGAACCATGCAACTGACTCGGCTGCTGTCTGATTACAACGAATCCGTTTGGTCCGATCGGGTTCTCACTCCTCGCACCAGCCTGGATTCGTTGACGCGTGAGTCTGCTATCCTGCAATTGATTCAGGATACGCCTGTGCCACTCGACGTGCCGCATCACAATGTTGTCGGGGTCAGAAAAGGCAAGTCGCCGGATCAGTGGACGGACGGCGTTGTGAACTTCAGAAGTGCTCACCTGGAAGACGTCGACAGTGAAGTCATCATTCGCGCCGGACACAGTCAGATTCAAAGGCACCCTGACACGATCGCAGAAGTCCGTCGCGTGTTGATCGAGCATCTCCATGAGCTGAATCAGACGCGATCGCTCCCCCTGTTCAGCATTCGCTGA
- a CDS encoding inositol oxygenase family protein translates to MTSDEPQTGDPKPRDISGALEDFIESSVYPQPAIKAREDYRNYDSPARESVRDFYRQNHRFQTYEFVGRKRAEFLQLNRRQMGVIEALNFLNTLVDDSDPDIELDQLQHLLQTAEAIRHDGHEDWFVLVGLLHDLGKVLCLWNEPQWAVVGDTFPVGCQFSDRIIYSEFFTANPDMTHSVYQQPLGVYKRNCGLRNVLMSWGHDEYLFHVLKNYLPEPALYMIRYHSFYAWHREGQYDWLCDDHDREMLPWVRKFNPYDLYSKCPIAPDWHQLKPYYEELIQKYLPAKIAF, encoded by the coding sequence ATGACCAGCGATGAACCCCAAACTGGCGATCCGAAGCCACGCGATATCTCTGGCGCGCTGGAGGATTTTATCGAATCATCGGTTTACCCACAGCCAGCAATCAAAGCACGGGAAGACTATCGCAATTACGACTCGCCCGCCCGGGAATCTGTTCGGGATTTCTACCGTCAGAACCATCGCTTTCAGACCTATGAATTTGTTGGCCGGAAGCGTGCTGAATTTCTGCAGTTGAACCGGCGGCAAATGGGAGTCATTGAAGCTCTGAATTTCCTGAATACTCTGGTGGACGATTCAGATCCTGACATCGAACTGGATCAGCTTCAGCACCTGTTACAGACCGCAGAAGCCATTCGACATGATGGCCATGAAGACTGGTTTGTATTGGTTGGCTTACTGCACGATCTGGGCAAGGTGCTTTGCCTCTGGAATGAACCACAATGGGCCGTTGTGGGCGATACGTTTCCCGTTGGTTGCCAGTTCAGCGATCGAATTATCTACAGTGAATTCTTCACCGCCAACCCGGATATGACACACAGCGTCTACCAGCAGCCGCTGGGCGTCTACAAGCGGAATTGCGGGCTTCGGAATGTCCTGATGTCCTGGGGCCACGACGAATATCTGTTTCACGTTCTGAAGAATTATCTGCCGGAACCAGCCCTCTACATGATCCGATACCACTCCTTCTATGCGTGGCATCGTGAAGGACAATACGACTGGCTGTGTGATGATCATGACCGAGAGATGCTGCCGTGGGTCCGGAAATTCAATCCCTACGATTTGTATTCAAAATGTCCGATCGCGCCGGACTGGCACCAACTGAAACCGTATTACGAAGAACTGATCCAGAAATACCTGCCTGCGAAGATTGCATTCTGA
- a CDS encoding undecaprenyl-diphosphate phosphatase translates to MQAYIYSIILGIVQGIAEFLPISSSGHLVIIGALLERYTDMRVPAENATMNVALHFGSLLSIMVVYWKDLLDLRKNLKLVAMIVLATIPVGLVGVLLKDHIESLFNEPLYAGCALLVTAFLLVAGRYFQKQSAGHDKKDIATSEPSSDVSPRTALFVGLFQAFAIIPGISRSGSTIAGGLLNGLSRPDAARFSFLIALPAIGGATVLQMKDLLTGEESVDPQVLPILAGTIVSFIVGVFCLKWLIRLVVADRLHWFSIYCVAAGAATIAWQLLS, encoded by the coding sequence ATGCAAGCCTACATCTACTCCATAATTCTCGGCATCGTTCAGGGTATTGCCGAGTTTCTGCCAATCAGTTCGTCCGGGCATCTCGTCATTATCGGCGCGTTGCTGGAACGTTATACGGACATGCGAGTCCCTGCGGAAAACGCGACAATGAATGTCGCACTGCACTTTGGTTCTCTGCTTTCGATCATGGTGGTTTACTGGAAAGATCTGCTCGACCTGCGAAAAAATCTCAAACTGGTAGCCATGATTGTTCTTGCCACCATCCCAGTTGGACTGGTTGGAGTTCTGCTCAAGGATCACATTGAATCCCTTTTCAATGAGCCGCTGTATGCTGGCTGTGCCTTACTTGTCACGGCGTTTCTTCTGGTGGCGGGACGTTACTTTCAAAAGCAGTCAGCAGGCCACGACAAGAAGGATATTGCCACATCGGAGCCGAGCAGTGACGTGAGTCCGCGCACGGCTTTATTTGTTGGACTGTTTCAGGCATTCGCTATTATTCCCGGCATCAGTCGGTCCGGGAGCACGATTGCCGGTGGACTTCTGAATGGACTCAGTCGACCAGACGCAGCTAGGTTTTCTTTCCTGATTGCTTTGCCGGCAATCGGTGGAGCGACGGTCCTGCAAATGAAGGATCTGCTCACGGGTGAAGAGAGCGTGGATCCTCAAGTCCTGCCAATTCTCGCGGGGACCATCGTGAGCTTCATCGTCGGGGTCTTCTGTCTCAAATGGCTGATCCGACTTGTCGTAGCAGATCGACTCCACTGGTTCTCGATATACTGTGTTGCTGCAGGCGCGGCAACAATCGCCTGGCAATTGCTCAGCTGA
- a CDS encoding aldo/keto reductase, which produces MTLRQLGNSDLRVSAIAMGCWPIAGITSLDVNPQDSRKTLQAAIDAGINFLDTAYAYGIHGESESLIGEAVADCRDAVVIATKGGLHRIGRGQAHDASAATLLRECDESLKRLRTDYIDLYYLHAPDPAVPISESADAIRQMIAAGKVRYAGASNLKPSQLEEFHSVCPLVAIQPHYNMLQREIEADIMPWCAKHNIGLCVYWPLMKGLLAGRLPRNHQFDDADGRKKYPMFQGEEWQKNQDFMDEMKQIAFDAGCPVSQLVLAWTIRQPGITSALCGAKRDWQILETAAAMSISLSDTILDRIQAALRRRGQPFSIAAV; this is translated from the coding sequence ATGACACTTCGACAGCTTGGTAATTCTGACCTGCGCGTCTCTGCGATTGCAATGGGGTGCTGGCCCATTGCGGGCATTACGAGTCTGGACGTCAATCCGCAGGACAGCCGAAAAACGCTTCAGGCTGCGATCGATGCCGGGATCAATTTTCTGGACACGGCATACGCCTACGGTATTCATGGTGAAAGTGAATCACTGATAGGGGAGGCCGTGGCTGACTGTCGCGATGCCGTTGTCATCGCGACAAAGGGTGGTCTGCATCGCATCGGTCGCGGGCAGGCTCACGATGCATCGGCGGCGACCCTGTTGCGTGAGTGTGATGAATCTCTGAAGAGACTTCGCACTGACTACATCGATCTTTACTACCTTCATGCACCGGACCCCGCCGTCCCCATTTCGGAATCCGCCGACGCAATTCGCCAGATGATTGCTGCAGGCAAAGTTCGATACGCCGGAGCTTCGAATCTGAAACCTTCACAGCTGGAAGAATTTCATTCCGTCTGTCCCCTGGTTGCCATTCAGCCCCATTACAACATGCTGCAGCGGGAAATCGAAGCCGACATCATGCCCTGGTGTGCGAAGCACAACATCGGATTGTGTGTCTACTGGCCACTAATGAAAGGATTGCTGGCCGGTCGTTTGCCGCGGAATCATCAATTCGATGATGCGGATGGTCGAAAAAAATATCCCATGTTTCAGGGGGAAGAGTGGCAGAAGAATCAGGACTTCATGGATGAAATGAAGCAGATCGCTTTCGATGCCGGCTGTCCGGTTTCTCAGCTGGTTCTCGCGTGGACGATTCGTCAGCCAGGAATTACGTCGGCGCTTTGCGGTGCAAAACGAGACTGGCAGATTCTGGAAACAGCCGCTGCGATGTCGATCAGTCTCAGCGATACCATCCTCGATCGTATTCAGGCTGCGCTGCGTCGACGCGGTCAGCCCTTTTCGATCGCAGCCGTGTAG